Genomic window (Prionailurus bengalensis isolate Pbe53 chromosome E3, Fcat_Pben_1.1_paternal_pri, whole genome shotgun sequence):
ATCCTTTTCCTGGAGAATACTCATGCCTATTTGTaaaaacacacaccaaaagaATTTTTGAAAGATTCAGTGGGAAGAATACTGCCTAACAGTTAAAATTTCCTATTTCAAAATGCAAAGTAGCCGGTGGTATCTTCTCATTCATCATGTCCCTTCTGACCCAACAGTGAAAACGACATAACCTCCATTCTAAAACCAAATAAatctttgggcacctgggtggctcagttggttgggcatccaactcttgattttggctcaggtcatgatttcacggttcctaggatggagccccaagttgggttccaggctgacagcaaggacctacttaggattttctctccctctctctctgcccctcccctgcgcatcttctctgtctttctctctgtctcaaaataaacagtttttaaaaacaaaaaataaaatttgaaaaatccttaaataaataaacaaaaactagatAAATCTTAAAGGAGTGATAAATATGAAGTAGAAATAGCAGAGTATAAAAGTGatagaaaaaatacacttttttttaattttaagagaattCACAGCATTCAGATAGCAGGATGATTGGTGACTTCTCTGCCTTCCAAACTTTTTgtaagatgtttaaaattttagaaatatagaggtgcctgggtggctcagtcggttaagcgtccaactcttgattttggctcaggtcatgatctcctgatgcGTGAGATCAAGCACCgcgttgggctccaggctgacagcggggagcctgcttgggtttctctctttccccctctctctctgtccctctcctgctcacaggcGCACacacatgatctctctctctctctctctctctctctctctctctctctctcaaaataaaaactttaaaaaataattaataaatgaatgaacaaatatttaatttccttctttaaaaaaaaaaaagtggctgacGGACCCTGGGTGCCCTGGCAACTCCAAAGTTCCCCCTCAATATTCTAATCAGAATTATTCCAGTATCATTATTCCAATCAGAATCTGAAAGCAAGAACATCGCTTGAGCCTTCCTAAAAACATTCTGAAAACTTTGCATGTTCAACAACCCTGAAAAGAAATTCAGGGAGCAAAGACAAAATCCTCCTATTTTaggaaagagtaaaaataaaagtgctttaaaaattctccttCAAATCTGATTAGGAGGAAGGGGAAATGAGAGGTGTTTTTTTCAGCCTATTGCAAGGGATTTTTAGAACAGAATTTAGGAGAATACCCTTGCATGCAAGTATTGGTAAGGTCGGGTTCCACTTACCCAGCACTAATTAAGCGTTAAGCACTTTATGTGCCTTATTCCATGTGACTCCCCTCTCCAACAATCTGCGGATGTTGGTAGttacagaagcagaaaaatgagcTTGGGGAGGTTAATGTTATACCACGTCCAACCCGGGTGCAGATTCCCAGCTGGACCTCTCCATCATAATCCAAGCTCCCCCAGGTGGCCCCAGCACAAAGGATCATCTGATACAGGCAATTTCCCAGTTGGAAATGCCTGGAACAAACATCCAACCCACTCCTCCCACCTTCATTTTCACACGAGGAGAGGGAAATCGGGCCAGAAATCTATAAAAGCAAAACACAGCAGCCATCTGGGTAGGGATCCATGTCAAGAGCCAAGAGCCTCAGACTTGAACCGCAGGCCTCCTGGAGCCTGGTTACCGAGGCTTCTTTCTGCTTTCACACACAGTGACAACACCCAAGATTAAGAACAcggtatgggggtgcctgggtggctcagtcggttaatcgtccgactttggctcaggtcatgatctcacagctcgtgggtttgggccctgtttcaggctctgtgctgacagctctgagcctggagcctactttggaatctgtgtctccctctctctgcccctccctagctcgtgctctgtctgtctctatctctcaaaaataaataaatgttaaaaaaaattttttttttttaaaagaacatggtATGGAATGGATTGTGTGGATTATGTTGTCTTTCGGCAAATCACTTAACCCCCTTCGAATCTCAGTTTTCTGCTCTGCAACACAGCAATAATAAAGTGGATCTGCCTCCCTTGGTTGTTTGAAGATCAAATGGGAATCCGGTTCCCAGAGGCCCAGCCCCTAGGTCCCAAATCCTCACCAGCGTTCAAGACCACTGCAGTAATGGCCACGAGGAACCTCCTTGCCAATGTGGCATGGAAGTCACACCTTGGTACCAGGCACCCGGCAGCCCCAGCCTTGGGTCCTCTATTTCCTTGACCCCACTGGCCCCATCAGCCATGGGATACCTGAGCCTACAGCAGGCAACGAGGCCCTTCATGCTTCCTGTGGGGTCTGTGAGAAAAGGAACGGAATCTGGCTCCCCAAAATAAGACCCATAAGACATTGTGGTTTCTTCGAGGAGATGATTGGAGCCCCACAACCCAGTTTAGAAGGCACCAACAGCCACTGAAAAGACGACCTTCTTGGGGGAATCTGTTATCCCCAATGCAAAGGCCAGGCCCAGGACCCTTGGATCTTCTTACAGAATTGGTGCCACTCCCCTGCCCTCGCCCTCACCCGCTATAGAAACTGCTAGGAGGACAGAGGCTACAGAGCCCCTGACATTGGTTTTGGCATTTAAGGTCCTGTGGAAGATTCCCAAAGTCAGACCTTTAGGACCCAGGGTGATTTTCTGAGGAAGGGCCTCCTAGGTCTTTTCCTAGGCGTAGAGTTCTCTATGGCAAGATCCGAGGTCCCCTCACATTTTCTGTGGCTTTTGTATACAGGGAATGCACCCCCAAAGGAAATTCTTGTTACCAAAGCAGGACTGAGGCCTTGAGCATGAATTTTCTGGGGGACTCTGTTCCACCTGCTCTGCGCCCATGGTCCCCAGTCCCCTCCCATTTCATTGATGTGTCTGCCAGTAGAAAGGGGGCCCGTTGCCCTGAGCGTGGATTTTCCCAGGAGCAGGACTGCCCTGTCCCATAACTAGGTCACTGGGGTTGCAGCCGCCATGGACAGGAGCTATGATCTCCTCGACGTTTATTCGGACCTTTTCCAAGGGGGAAAGGCGGCCCCCcagtcctgcctccctccaggtctAGCCGACTTCCCAGGCCCCCTGAAACCTCCAGCCACTCAACTATGCACAACCCCAGCGTCCCAACTCCGATCCTGGACCCTGGCCTCCTAGTTCTCCGCTTCTCCAACCACCACCTCTGAACTTCTCCCCTTAATCTCCTGTCCCCAGACTCGTCAACTCTTGCACCTCGACCTCCCGCTCCTGCCCTGGCTCTCTCAGCCGTCTGAAatcctgccctcacccccaccccttggcTTGTAGCCCGGCTCCGGCCCCAGAGCCCCTGGCTCCATcccagcccccaggagcccccagccccggcctccAGTCCCCCAACCTTGGCTCCAGGCCCCCTCGTCGGATCTCGCCCTGGACCCGGTCCCCGCCCGGGCCGCTCACCGGCATAGAAGGCCGAGACGGCCACGGGCCCGCCGATCGCCTGATCGCACAGCACCTTGGCCAGCACGGCGCGCGGAGCACGGCCGGGCAGCGCGCGCTCCAGCACGCGCAGCCATACGTAGTTGAAGTTGGCGTGGAAGGTCACGGCCACGGTGGCCACGCGCCGCGTCTGCTGCCAGTCGGCCGGACCGCCCCGTAGCCGCTGCTGCAGCGCGTCGCCGGCGGAGAAGAGCGCCGCGTAGAGCAGCACGTTCGTGGGCCACGGGTAGCGCCGGGCAGCGCGCAGCAGCGCCCGCCACCCACCCGCCATGCCCGCGCTGGGGGCGACCGCCAGCGACCGCCGCGCAGGCCCCCTGGGCCACGCCCGCCCGCCGGCCCTGCCCTCGGCGCCGCCTCCGCCACCTGCACCTGTCTTCCCAGATGCTCCCGAGTCATTGGGCGGCCCGCGCACACCCAATCCGCGCCGTCCAATCCCGTGGCCACTAACCGTTGCGGGGCTGAGCCTTTGAAACGTGGCCGGTCCACAGAACGCGTGGTCCATGTCCATGAAACGTCCAGAATGGGCTAACGCGCAGCGACGGAAAGTAGACTAGCCGTTGCCAGAGGCTGGGCGATGGAGAGAACGCGAAGCGACTGGGTGTGCGGTTCCTTGGGGGGCGACGAAAGCGTTCTCTGTTAGGGGTGATGGTTGTACGGAAAACCATTGCATGCTATTTCAAACGGTGAATTCTATGGTATGTGAATTGCAGCTCAAaaaaatgggggcggggggaagggatACCAAAATTCAGTTACCAAGAGGATGGTGTATGTTAAATGTTTACAGGCACGGAACTCACCCTTCCAACGCACACAATACACTTGTGTCGCTTAGAGGCAAAGCCACAAGTTAAAATGTGAGGCCTTTCGTGGATGGGGAAGTGAGGCTGGGGGTACCTATTGTCTTCACTTCAGTGTGTAGACTCCCTGAATATTGCCTCGGAAAACGTGCGGAGCTCCCAGGCAGAGTCCCTGAAGCAAGGCTCAGGGGGGACCCCAGCAACAGATGTCATCTCTGATCTAATGGAACTCAGTTgtctgctttttttcctcccttttttctttcttctctgtcacaTTCAAacccattctcattctctctcttcttcttcttcttctcttttttaatttttatttatttcgagagagagagccatCCAGcacgccagcaggggaggggcagagagagagggagagagagagaatcccaagcaggctccacactgtcagcgcagagaccctCGAGGAGTTAAATCtcatcaccatgagatcatgacctgagccaaaatcaagagtcagatgcttaactgactgagccacccaggcaccacccctcCCTTCTATTTGTTTaccctattttatttcattttaggttttttttttttaactcttggcttttcattttgaaaggattccagacttcaaaaaaattgcaaaaattgtACAAGAGTTCCCATATAGGCGTCACCCAAGCTTCCCCAAATACTGACGTCTTGCAAAACCATAGTACAATGATCAAAGCAAGAGAACAGTCGCTAATGTCATACTATTACCTAATCGACAGACCTTATTCAAATTATTGCCAATCATCCCCTGAAGTCCTTTTTCCAGTCTGGCATCCAACCCCCGATCACTTTGCCTGGCACTGAATCGTTACGTATCTATCACCTTAGTCTCCACTCAGGGTCACTAACCTGTTATTT
Coding sequences:
- the MPV17L gene encoding mpv17-like protein isoform X1; the encoded protein is MAGGWRALLRAARRYPWPTNVLLYAALFSAGDALQQRLRGGPADWQQTRRVATVAVTFHANFNYVWLRVLERALPGRAPRAVLAKVLCDQAIGGPVAVSAFYAGMSILQEKDDIFLDLKQKFWNTYKSGLMYWPFVQLTNFSLVPTHWRTAYTGLCGFLWATFLCFSQQSGDGTFKSAFTFLHVKEAGAIERPPEK
- the MPV17L gene encoding mpv17-like protein isoform X2 is translated as MAGGWRALLRAARRYPWPTNVLLYAALFSAGDALQQRLRGGPADWQQTRRVATVAVTFHANFNYVWLRVLERALPGRAPRAVLAKVLCDQAIGGPVAVSAFYAEWSDVLALCAADQLQLGSHALEDSLHWTLWFSVGYLPLLFTTER